A DNA window from Synechococcus sp. UW179A contains the following coding sequences:
- a CDS encoding GtrA family protein has translation MTLRTIANFYFIGAVAFFVDALIYFLSGWFLHQCGVDVEPSFRKVFGLIGGLLTTYAYNAKVTFSSGYSWISFIRYSSTQLFGLIVNLSVFSVLILFLNDLLALIVATFIASVANYLGARFALKRRNGY, from the coding sequence GTGACTCTGCGGACAATTGCCAATTTTTACTTTATCGGGGCAGTTGCCTTTTTTGTTGATGCTTTGATTTATTTCTTGTCCGGATGGTTTTTGCATCAATGTGGTGTGGATGTTGAGCCTAGCTTTAGAAAAGTTTTTGGGTTGATTGGCGGTCTGCTGACCACATATGCTTACAATGCAAAAGTTACATTCTCTTCAGGCTATTCTTGGATTTCGTTCATTCGTTATAGCTCGACGCAATTATTCGGTCTAATTGTGAACCTGTCTGTTTTCTCTGTTTTGATTCTATTTTTAAATGATCTCCTTGCGCTGATTGTCGCGACTTTCATTGCATCAGTTGCTAATTACTTGGGTGCAAGGTTTGCGCTTAAAAGAAGAAATGGTTATTAA
- the tkt gene encoding transketolase has translation MVAAPASLDTLCINSIRMLAVDAVNKSKSGHPGLPMGAAPMGYTLWDKFLHHNPKNPKWFNRDRFVLSAGHGCMLLYALLHLTGYDSVSIDDIKQFRQWGSRTPGHPETFETPGIEVTTGPLGAGISNAVGLAIAESHLAAKFNKPDAAVVDHYTYVIMGDGCNQEGVSSEACSLAGHLKLGKLIALYDDNHITIDGRTNVSFTEDVLKRYEAYGWHVQHVPDGNTDVDAIAKAIEAAKAVTDKPSIIKITTTIGFGSPNKSDTAGVHGAPLGDEETELTRKQLGWNYGPFEVPQDAYDQFRQAIDRGASLEAEWNQTLATYRSKYPTEAAEFERMLRGELPQGWDKDLPTYTPEDKGLATRKHSQICLGALGPNLPELIGGSADLTHSNYTDIKGETGSYQPETPEKRYLHFGVREHAMAAVLNGIAYHNSGLIPYGGTFLVFADYMRGSMRLSALSELGVIYVLTHDSIGVGEDGPTHQPVETIPSLRAMPGLLVFRPGDGNETSGAYKLAISNRHRPSALCLSRQAMANQANSSIDKVALGGYILEDCDGTPDLILIGTGTELDLCVQAAKQLSSDGKKVRVVSMPCVELFDEQSDAYKQEVLPSAVRKRIVVEAAESFGWHRFIGLDGDSVTMNRFGASAPGGTCMEKFGFTVDNVVAKSRALLS, from the coding sequence ATGGTTGCCGCGCCCGCTTCTCTCGACACCCTCTGCATCAACAGCATTCGCATGTTGGCCGTTGATGCGGTCAACAAGTCCAAAAGCGGCCACCCAGGGCTGCCCATGGGGGCCGCTCCGATGGGCTACACGCTGTGGGACAAGTTCCTGCACCACAATCCCAAGAACCCCAAGTGGTTCAACCGGGACCGATTCGTGTTGTCCGCCGGACACGGCTGCATGCTGCTGTACGCACTGCTGCATCTCACCGGCTACGACTCAGTATCAATCGATGACATCAAACAATTCCGGCAATGGGGATCCAGGACGCCTGGCCACCCCGAAACCTTCGAAACACCTGGCATTGAAGTGACCACAGGCCCCCTGGGTGCCGGCATTTCTAATGCTGTGGGTCTGGCCATAGCCGAGTCTCACCTGGCAGCGAAGTTCAATAAGCCCGATGCTGCTGTTGTTGATCACTACACCTACGTGATCATGGGTGACGGCTGCAATCAGGAAGGTGTGTCCTCTGAGGCCTGTTCGCTGGCCGGACACCTGAAACTGGGCAAGCTGATCGCCCTCTACGACGACAACCACATCACGATTGACGGACGCACCAATGTGTCCTTCACCGAGGACGTGCTCAAGCGTTACGAGGCCTACGGCTGGCACGTGCAGCATGTGCCCGACGGCAACACCGATGTTGATGCCATCGCCAAGGCTATCGAAGCTGCCAAAGCTGTCACCGACAAGCCATCGATCATCAAGATCACAACCACGATCGGTTTCGGCTCACCGAACAAGAGCGACACCGCCGGTGTGCACGGCGCCCCCCTTGGCGATGAAGAAACTGAACTGACCCGTAAGCAACTGGGCTGGAACTACGGTCCCTTTGAAGTTCCCCAGGACGCTTACGACCAATTCCGTCAAGCCATCGATCGCGGTGCAAGCCTTGAGGCCGAATGGAACCAAACTCTCGCGACTTATCGCTCGAAGTACCCCACAGAAGCAGCAGAGTTTGAGCGCATGCTGCGCGGCGAACTCCCCCAAGGCTGGGACAAGGATCTGCCCACCTACACACCAGAAGACAAAGGGCTCGCCACCCGCAAGCATTCCCAGATCTGTTTGGGTGCTCTTGGTCCCAATTTGCCTGAGCTGATTGGTGGTTCTGCTGACCTCACTCACTCCAATTACACCGACATCAAAGGCGAAACAGGTTCCTACCAACCGGAAACACCAGAGAAGCGCTATCTGCACTTTGGAGTGCGAGAGCATGCCATGGCAGCCGTGCTAAACGGCATCGCTTACCACAACAGCGGGTTGATCCCCTACGGCGGTACCTTCCTCGTCTTCGCCGACTACATGCGCGGCTCCATGCGCCTATCGGCACTAAGTGAGCTGGGAGTGATCTACGTTCTCACCCACGACTCGATCGGTGTTGGCGAAGACGGACCCACACACCAACCGGTCGAGACCATCCCTTCTCTACGAGCCATGCCTGGACTGCTGGTGTTCCGACCAGGCGACGGCAACGAAACAAGTGGAGCCTACAAACTGGCAATCAGCAATCGTCACCGTCCCAGCGCACTGTGCCTCAGCCGGCAAGCCATGGCCAACCAAGCCAATTCCTCAATAGATAAAGTCGCATTGGGCGGCTACATCCTCGAAGACTGTGACGGAACTCCTGATCTAATCCTGATCGGTACCGGCACCGAACTTGACCTCTGCGTGCAAGCCGCCAAACAGCTCAGCTCTGATGGCAAGAAAGTACGCGTCGTCTCCATGCCTTGCGTCGAACTGTTTGACGAGCAAAGTGACGCTTACAAGCAAGAGGTGCTTCCAAGTGCTGTTCGCAAGCGCATCGTTGTGGAAGCCGCCGAATCCTTTGGCTGGCACAGATTCATCGGTCTTGACGGTGACAGCGTCACGATGAACCGTTTCGGTGCATCCGCTCCAGGCGGCACCTGCATGGAGAAGTTCGGCTTCACGGTCGACAATGTTGTCGCCAAATCCAGAGCGCTACTCAGCTAA
- a CDS encoding glycosyltransferase family 2 protein has translation MNPDTKPLFSFVIPCLNESLCLQGVLDDCHAGGQLLEIPYEVIVADNGSSDGSQSIALANEAKLINVPTKGYGAALKAGIDAAQGEFVIMGDADRTYNFKDAPLFLEQLYLGADLVMGNRFKGSIQPGAMPFLHRWLGNPVLSGIGGLFFGIPVGDFHCGLRAFKSSSIKLLELRSNGMEFASEMVIKASLRDLRLVEVPTSLSLDHPDRTPHLRTWRDGWRHLKFMLSFSPKYSFLFFAFFLFLISVISLLSFAFNVNPVSGPNTLIVSIFTLFSGLFVFSDYLTTRTMFSETYGRPSVFASWLRKYIFRGSKGVDTIYQVSAVSFLIGLIIFASSLSSFVDSTPSTRLENIITYLGCLFWSVSLTCYLTAAKISTIRSVRG, from the coding sequence TGAATCCAGATACAAAACCCTTGTTTTCTTTTGTGATTCCTTGCCTTAATGAATCCTTGTGTTTGCAGGGGGTCTTAGATGATTGTCATGCCGGCGGACAGCTTCTTGAAATACCCTATGAAGTAATTGTTGCTGATAATGGCAGCTCTGATGGATCACAGTCGATAGCGTTAGCCAACGAAGCCAAGCTGATCAATGTGCCCACAAAGGGTTACGGTGCTGCTTTAAAAGCAGGCATTGATGCAGCTCAAGGTGAATTTGTGATTATGGGAGATGCTGATCGAACTTACAATTTCAAAGACGCCCCTTTGTTTTTAGAGCAGCTCTATTTGGGCGCTGATCTTGTTATGGGTAACCGTTTTAAGGGATCTATTCAGCCTGGCGCAATGCCTTTCTTGCACCGTTGGCTGGGAAATCCGGTTTTGAGTGGCATCGGAGGCTTATTTTTCGGTATTCCTGTAGGTGATTTTCATTGTGGATTAAGGGCTTTTAAAAGTAGTTCTATAAAATTATTGGAGCTCAGGTCTAACGGTATGGAATTCGCCTCTGAAATGGTCATCAAAGCTTCTCTGCGTGACCTGAGGCTTGTCGAAGTGCCCACGTCACTGAGTCTTGATCATCCTGACAGAACTCCCCATCTACGGACATGGAGAGATGGGTGGAGGCATTTGAAATTCATGCTCTCCTTCAGTCCAAAGTATTCATTCTTGTTTTTCGCATTTTTTCTGTTTTTGATCTCAGTAATATCGCTTTTAAGTTTTGCTTTTAATGTGAATCCTGTAAGTGGTCCCAATACACTAATTGTGTCTATCTTTACGCTGTTTAGCGGCCTTTTTGTTTTTTCTGATTATCTCACGACGCGAACTATGTTTTCTGAAACTTATGGAAGGCCAAGTGTTTTTGCCTCTTGGTTGCGAAAATATATTTTCCGAGGTTCAAAAGGGGTTGACACGATTTACCAGGTTTCAGCTGTCAGCTTTTTGATCGGTTTGATCATCTTTGCTTCTTCGCTCTCTTCGTTTGTGGATTCAACTCCATCGACTCGGTTGGAAAATATCATCACATACCTAGGCTGCTTATTCTGGTCTGTGTCACTCACTTGTTATTTGACTGCTGCAAAGATCTCCACGATTCGATCAGTGCGCGGTTAA
- a CDS encoding UDP-glucuronic acid decarboxylase family protein translates to MRNLITGGAGFLGSHLVDRLMQAGEEVICLDNYFTGRKANVSNWIGHSNFELIRHDVTEPIKLEVDRIWHLACPASPIHYQFNPIKTAKTSFLGTYNMLGLARRVGARFLLASTSEIYGDPEIHPQPESYRGCVNTIGIRSCYDEGKRIAETLCFDYQRMHDTEIRVMRIFNTYGPRMLPDDGRVVSNFIVQALRGESITVYGDGSQTRSFCYVDDLIEGMIRLMNSNETGPINIGNPGEFTIRQLAELVRDRINPDLKIITKSLPKDDPLQRQPLINLAKQHLHWEPKIALSQGLDITIEYFREQLRHTSAND, encoded by the coding sequence ATGCGAAATCTCATCACAGGCGGCGCCGGATTCCTAGGTTCTCACTTAGTTGATCGCTTAATGCAAGCTGGTGAAGAAGTGATCTGCTTGGACAATTACTTCACAGGTAGAAAAGCAAATGTCAGCAATTGGATTGGCCATTCAAACTTTGAATTGATTCGCCACGACGTCACAGAACCGATCAAATTAGAAGTTGATCGAATCTGGCATCTGGCCTGCCCTGCCTCTCCAATTCACTATCAATTCAACCCGATCAAAACAGCTAAAACAAGTTTCCTTGGCACCTACAACATGTTGGGCCTGGCAAGACGCGTTGGAGCGCGCTTCCTGTTGGCCAGCACAAGCGAAATTTACGGAGATCCAGAGATTCATCCCCAACCGGAAAGTTATCGAGGCTGCGTGAATACCATCGGGATTCGCAGCTGTTACGACGAGGGCAAACGCATTGCCGAAACCCTCTGTTTCGACTACCAGCGCATGCATGACACGGAAATCCGGGTCATGCGCATCTTCAATACCTATGGACCGCGCATGCTGCCCGACGATGGCAGGGTCGTTAGCAATTTCATTGTTCAAGCCTTAAGAGGAGAATCCATCACAGTGTATGGAGACGGATCACAAACCCGTTCATTTTGCTATGTCGATGATCTGATTGAAGGCATGATCAGATTGATGAACAGCAATGAGACAGGCCCGATCAACATTGGCAATCCTGGGGAATTCACCATCCGTCAACTGGCTGAATTAGTTCGTGATCGGATCAACCCGGACTTGAAAATCATCACGAAATCCTTACCGAAGGACGATCCTCTTCAACGCCAACCGCTAATCAACCTTGCCAAACAACATTTGCACTGGGAGCCCAAAATCGCTTTATCGCAAGGACTAGACATAACGATTGAATATTTCCGCGAACAACTTCGTCATACCTCAGCCAATGATTAA
- the fabF gene encoding beta-ketoacyl-ACP synthase II, with protein sequence MVEGLQRVVVTGLGAVTPIGNSVSDYWSGLTSGRNGVALISLFDASRHACRFAAEVKDFDPTGFLEPKEAKRWDRYCKFGVVAAKQALADAGLEITEANADRIGVSIGSGVGGLLTMETQAHVLEGKGPGRVSPFTVPMMIPNMATGLAAIALGAKGPSSAVATACAAGSNAIGDAFRLLQLGKADAMICGGAESAITPLGVAGFASAKALSFRNDDPGSASRPFDRERDGFVIGEGSGVLVLETLNHAEARGATILAEIVGYGTTCDAHHITSPTPGGVGGAAAMRLALEDGGLSADSIDYVNAHGTSTPANDSNETAAIKSALGQHAFKIPVSSTKSMTGHLLGGSGGIEAVACVLALQHNIVPPTINYSNPDPDCDLDVVPNSAREHTLGTVLSNSFGFGGHNVCLAFQRMN encoded by the coding sequence ATGGTGGAGGGTCTCCAACGCGTCGTGGTTACGGGCCTCGGCGCGGTGACGCCGATCGGCAACAGCGTTTCCGACTATTGGTCCGGTCTCACCTCCGGCAGGAACGGGGTGGCATTGATCTCGCTATTTGATGCATCCAGGCATGCCTGTCGATTTGCAGCGGAAGTGAAGGACTTCGATCCGACTGGATTCTTGGAGCCAAAAGAAGCGAAGCGCTGGGATCGGTACTGCAAATTCGGTGTTGTCGCCGCCAAACAGGCTCTCGCTGATGCAGGGCTGGAGATCACCGAAGCCAACGCCGATCGGATCGGCGTCAGCATCGGCTCCGGCGTTGGTGGGCTGCTCACGATGGAGACCCAAGCCCACGTGCTTGAGGGCAAGGGACCGGGTCGAGTGAGCCCTTTCACTGTGCCGATGATGATTCCCAACATGGCCACAGGCCTGGCGGCAATCGCCCTCGGCGCCAAAGGGCCAAGCTCTGCTGTCGCCACAGCCTGTGCAGCAGGGTCGAATGCCATCGGCGATGCCTTTCGTCTGCTGCAGCTGGGCAAGGCTGACGCCATGATCTGCGGCGGAGCAGAGTCGGCCATCACCCCGCTGGGAGTAGCCGGCTTCGCTAGTGCCAAGGCTCTGTCGTTCCGAAACGACGATCCAGGCAGCGCCAGCCGACCGTTCGACAGGGAACGCGACGGCTTTGTGATCGGCGAGGGATCAGGCGTTTTAGTGCTTGAAACCCTCAACCATGCCGAGGCCCGCGGCGCGACGATCCTGGCCGAAATCGTTGGTTATGGAACCACCTGTGATGCACACCACATCACCTCGCCAACACCCGGAGGTGTCGGCGGAGCGGCCGCGATGCGCCTGGCCCTGGAAGACGGTGGGCTCAGTGCTGACAGCATCGATTACGTGAATGCCCATGGCACCAGCACACCGGCGAACGACAGCAATGAAACCGCAGCGATCAAGAGTGCTCTCGGCCAGCACGCCTTCAAGATTCCTGTGAGTTCAACCAAGTCGATGACAGGACATCTGCTGGGTGGCTCCGGCGGCATCGAAGCCGTGGCCTGTGTGCTTGCGTTGCAGCACAATATTGTTCCTCCCACCATCAACTACTCCAATCCCGATCCCGACTGTGATCTGGATGTGGTGCCTAACTCCGCTCGCGAGCACACACTGGGAACAGTGTTATCCAACTCGTTCGGTTTTGGCGGCCACAACGTCTGCCTTGCCTTCCAGCGCATGAATTGA